In the genome of Blastopirellula marina, one region contains:
- a CDS encoding PSD1 and planctomycete cytochrome C domain-containing protein, which produces MALFPIGAIGLVLCIASGAHAEDLVDFRSQVRPILSDRCFHCHGPDSGNQDSEFRMDTEENLRADLGGYFAIVPGDLAASEFHARIHSDDESSVMPPPDSNRSLSEEEKRILDRWIEQGAPYQGHWAFDIPQRADVPLDEIARSDWPNEVKQRWSQNPIDAFVAKRLIEKNISPSPAADPQWQLRRAALTLTGLLPSAELQSRFAADPTEKGYRNAVDDLLGSMNYAERQTLRWLDAARYADTDGYQNDNERTNWPWRDWVIKAMHENMPFDQFTIQQIAGDMLPNATPEQRLATAFNRNHRQNGEAGALAAEFGVENVIDRVETTSTVWLGLTMGCCRCHDHKYDPISQREFYQFYGYFNNIGESGIGRGTQANPIFKTTSPLAKIDPEVQKELHHAQAKLADAKAGLPKRQEAWVSAYRPPSGEEQVAWQRASIGDAKLTGDGGLIVNEDQTVQFSPGKKGANITHELIITPTIERLTAVKLTALVDPAFARPRQLAPSVNGNFVLTNLSLMYEGVPVPLDSISATFEQEGFPVANVIDQNPSSGWAVFGNNVKAEPVAAMVRLAKPIQVKPGKPFVLELRYDSQYANHVIGKLQIELSDHPEAGKVEAENKHATAIAALSKPAEKRSEQDLKAIGAYYETFDPPLREAKQSLAKAEAAYRKQAGPEVGVMVMREREGDATPIYLLDRGQYNEPVKDDPLSRGVPRELLNSKDMPPPSNRLELAQWFVSRENPLTARVIVNRIWQEHFGRGLVKTVDDFGLQGEMPSHPDLLDWLAVEFIESGWDVQAMHRLIVTSATYRQSSVHSAKLNELDPENRLLARGPRFRADGFTIRDIALQASGLLSDEVGGPSVKPYQPDGLWTVVAASANQRYVEGKGSDLYRKSMYTYWKRAVNPPRQTIFDAGGREVCNVRAPRTNTPLQALVLMNDQTFVECARNLAQRVLKSGAKSDREQLQQMMQLATAHDSDESSLTILAENLNFFRQHFAQQPDDAEKLLSTGKSPRDMSLDSIDHAAMTVVAHLILNLDEFVTVE; this is translated from the coding sequence ATGGCATTGTTTCCCATTGGTGCGATCGGCCTCGTATTGTGCATCGCAAGTGGTGCCCATGCAGAAGATCTGGTTGACTTTCGGAGCCAAGTGCGTCCGATATTGTCGGATCGCTGCTTCCACTGCCATGGCCCCGATTCGGGCAACCAGGACTCCGAGTTTCGGATGGATACCGAGGAGAATCTTCGGGCCGATCTCGGCGGTTATTTCGCCATTGTGCCTGGCGATCTCGCTGCCAGCGAATTCCACGCGCGAATTCATAGCGACGATGAATCGAGCGTTATGCCACCCCCAGATAGCAACCGGTCGTTATCGGAGGAAGAGAAACGCATCCTTGATCGTTGGATCGAACAAGGGGCGCCGTACCAAGGTCATTGGGCATTTGATATTCCCCAAAGGGCAGACGTGCCTCTCGATGAGATTGCTCGTTCGGATTGGCCGAACGAAGTTAAACAGCGCTGGTCGCAGAATCCGATTGATGCGTTTGTTGCGAAACGACTAATCGAAAAAAATATTTCTCCGTCGCCGGCCGCCGACCCACAGTGGCAATTACGCCGCGCGGCCCTCACACTAACCGGTTTGCTTCCATCAGCAGAATTGCAATCTCGATTCGCCGCTGATCCGACGGAGAAGGGTTATCGCAACGCAGTCGACGACCTGCTGGGTTCGATGAACTATGCCGAGAGACAAACCCTCCGCTGGCTCGATGCGGCTCGGTATGCGGATACCGACGGATACCAGAACGACAACGAGCGAACCAATTGGCCCTGGCGTGATTGGGTGATCAAGGCCATGCATGAGAACATGCCGTTTGATCAGTTCACGATTCAGCAGATTGCTGGCGACATGCTGCCCAACGCCACACCAGAGCAACGACTGGCCACTGCATTCAATCGCAATCATCGCCAGAATGGCGAAGCGGGTGCGCTGGCTGCTGAGTTTGGCGTCGAGAATGTTATCGATCGGGTTGAGACAACCTCGACGGTGTGGTTAGGGCTGACGATGGGGTGTTGTCGGTGTCATGATCACAAATACGATCCGATCAGCCAACGCGAGTTTTACCAATTTTATGGCTACTTCAATAACATCGGCGAATCGGGGATTGGGCGTGGTACCCAGGCCAATCCGATTTTCAAAACAACTTCTCCGCTGGCTAAGATCGATCCAGAAGTTCAGAAGGAATTGCACCATGCTCAAGCAAAATTGGCTGACGCGAAAGCTGGACTGCCGAAACGGCAAGAGGCCTGGGTAAGTGCTTATCGTCCGCCGAGTGGGGAGGAGCAAGTTGCCTGGCAGCGAGCCTCGATCGGCGATGCCAAGTTAACTGGCGATGGCGGCTTGATTGTCAACGAAGACCAGACCGTACAGTTTTCCCCTGGTAAGAAAGGGGCAAACATCACGCACGAGTTGATTATCACTCCGACAATCGAACGGCTGACTGCGGTGAAGTTAACCGCCTTGGTCGATCCAGCCTTCGCTCGCCCTCGTCAGCTTGCCCCAAGCGTGAACGGCAACTTCGTGCTTACGAATCTTTCGTTAATGTATGAAGGTGTGCCGGTTCCGCTCGATTCGATTTCGGCAACGTTCGAGCAAGAGGGCTTTCCTGTTGCCAACGTGATTGACCAAAACCCAAGTTCCGGTTGGGCTGTCTTTGGCAACAATGTTAAGGCCGAGCCTGTTGCGGCGATGGTTCGTTTGGCGAAACCAATTCAGGTCAAACCTGGCAAGCCGTTTGTCCTAGAGCTCCGTTATGACAGCCAATATGCCAACCATGTAATTGGTAAGCTTCAAATCGAGTTGTCAGACCATCCGGAAGCCGGCAAGGTGGAAGCAGAGAACAAACATGCGACAGCAATTGCAGCTTTGTCGAAACCGGCTGAGAAGCGTAGTGAGCAAGATCTAAAAGCAATCGGCGCGTATTACGAGACGTTCGATCCACCACTTCGAGAAGCGAAGCAGTCGCTGGCCAAGGCAGAGGCAGCCTATCGCAAGCAAGCAGGTCCCGAAGTCGGTGTCATGGTAATGCGCGAGCGAGAAGGAGATGCGACTCCGATTTATCTGCTGGATCGAGGGCAATACAACGAACCGGTGAAGGACGATCCGCTGAGCCGGGGAGTCCCGCGGGAACTGCTGAACAGTAAAGACATGCCCCCCCCATCCAATCGCTTGGAACTGGCCCAGTGGTTCGTTTCGCGCGAGAACCCGTTGACCGCTCGGGTAATTGTGAATCGTATTTGGCAAGAACATTTTGGCCGAGGATTGGTAAAGACGGTCGACGACTTCGGTCTACAGGGAGAAATGCCTAGCCATCCCGATCTGTTGGATTGGTTAGCGGTCGAGTTCATCGAATCAGGCTGGGATGTCCAAGCGATGCATCGATTGATCGTGACCAGTGCAACCTACCGTCAGTCGTCGGTGCACTCGGCGAAGCTGAACGAGTTGGATCCGGAAAATCGCCTGCTTGCTCGCGGGCCTCGCTTCCGTGCTGATGGTTTCACGATTCGCGATATCGCGTTGCAAGCCAGTGGACTACTGAGTGACGAGGTTGGAGGCCCTTCGGTCAAGCCTTATCAGCCAGACGGCTTATGGACTGTTGTAGCGGCCAGTGCCAATCAACGCTACGTGGAAGGGAAGGGAAGCGATCTTTATCGCAAGAGCATGTATACCTACTGGAAGCGTGCTGTGAATCCTCCTCGTCAGACTATTTTCGACGCTGGCGGACGCGAAGTTTGCAATGTGCGAGCACCTAGAACGAACACGCCGCTTCAGGCGTTGGTTTTGATGAACGATCAGACGTTCGTTGAGTGCGCCCGCAATTTAGCTCAGAGAGTATTGAAGTCGGGAGCCAAGTCGGATCGCGAGCAGCTTCAACAAATGATGCAACTGGCAACTGCTCATGATTCGGATGAGTCATCGCTGACGATCTTGGCCGAGAATCTGAACTTCTTCCGCCAACATTTTGCCCAGCAACCAGACGACGCGGAAAAGCTTCTTTCCACGGGGAAGTCGCCACGCGACATGTCGCTCGATTCAATAGATCACGCGGCCATGACTGTTGTAGCACATTTGATCTTGAACTTGGACGAGTTTGTTACCGTCGAGTAG
- a CDS encoding DUF1501 domain-containing protein codes for MMLTRRHFFGRTASGVGMAALASLMGREANADTNEVESSLRGGALTQYHVPPKAKRVIYLFQSGAPSQQELFDPKPVLRENEGKELGDFVEMTQRVTGMTAGQKSFPLAGSRYKFTRCGKSGIELGSELLPHISTLADDMCLIRSMQTEAINHDPAMTFFQSGNQLPGRPSFGAWLHYGLGTSNDNLPTFITMVSRGTGRPNCQPLYDRLWGSGFLPSTYAGVKLMSVGDPVLYLSNPAGLDPVARRRMLDDLARMNQQKLDEYGDPEIHTRIQQYELAYRMQTSVPELTDFSDEPQHVLDAYGPNVTKRGTYAYNCLLARRLAERDVRFVQLFHMGWDQHFTLPKQLPGQCQDTDQPTRALVNDLKQRGMLEDTLVVWGGEFGRTSYCQGTLNAETYGRDHHPRCFSIWMTGAGVKRGMTYGKTDDVCYNVVENPMHVHDLHATMLHLLGIDHERLTYRFQGRYFRLTDVHGKVMHELLS; via the coding sequence ATGATGTTAACCCGTCGCCACTTTTTCGGGCGAACGGCTTCTGGGGTCGGCATGGCGGCACTCGCTTCGTTGATGGGGCGGGAGGCAAACGCGGACACAAACGAGGTGGAGAGCTCGCTCCGTGGCGGGGCGCTGACACAGTATCACGTTCCCCCGAAAGCGAAACGTGTTATCTACCTGTTTCAGAGTGGCGCACCGTCACAACAAGAGCTATTCGATCCTAAGCCAGTGCTGCGAGAAAACGAAGGGAAAGAGCTGGGTGACTTTGTCGAAATGACGCAGCGCGTCACGGGCATGACAGCGGGCCAGAAGTCATTTCCTTTGGCCGGATCACGCTACAAATTCACGCGATGTGGCAAGTCGGGTATTGAACTAGGGAGTGAGCTCTTACCCCACATCTCGACCTTAGCTGACGATATGTGCCTGATTCGCTCGATGCAGACCGAGGCGATCAATCATGACCCGGCGATGACGTTTTTTCAGTCAGGCAATCAATTACCAGGTCGTCCGAGCTTCGGTGCCTGGCTCCACTATGGTCTGGGAACGAGCAACGACAACTTGCCGACCTTCATTACCATGGTCTCACGGGGTACCGGCCGACCCAACTGTCAGCCCCTTTACGATCGACTCTGGGGAAGTGGCTTTCTTCCGTCGACCTACGCCGGGGTGAAGCTGATGAGTGTCGGAGACCCAGTGCTTTACCTCAGTAATCCAGCCGGGCTTGATCCGGTTGCTCGGCGACGGATGCTGGACGATTTGGCTCGGATGAATCAACAAAAATTGGATGAATACGGCGATCCTGAGATTCATACTCGCATTCAACAGTACGAACTGGCTTACCGCATGCAGACCTCGGTGCCAGAGCTCACCGACTTCTCGGACGAGCCACAGCATGTATTGGATGCTTACGGACCGAACGTGACCAAACGCGGCACTTACGCTTACAACTGCCTATTGGCGCGCCGGTTGGCAGAACGAGACGTTCGCTTTGTGCAGTTATTTCATATGGGCTGGGATCAGCACTTCACGCTGCCCAAGCAGTTGCCCGGCCAGTGCCAAGATACCGATCAGCCCACCAGGGCCTTGGTCAACGATCTGAAGCAGCGCGGCATGTTGGAAGATACACTGGTGGTTTGGGGTGGTGAATTCGGTCGAACGTCGTACTGCCAAGGAACACTCAACGCCGAAACCTACGGGCGCGATCACCACCCACGATGCTTCTCGATCTGGATGACCGGAGCCGGCGTTAAGCGTGGCATGACCTATGGCAAGACCGACGACGTCTGCTACAACGTGGTCGAGAACCCGATGCATGTACATGATTTGCATGCCACCATGCTGCATCTGTTGGGAATCGATCACGAGCGATTGACCTACCGCTTTCAAGGTCGTTACTTCCGTTTGACGGATGTCCAT